A stretch of DNA from Perca fluviatilis chromosome 15, GENO_Pfluv_1.0, whole genome shotgun sequence:
TACAACCAAACCATCATGCCCAATTTAGTGGGCCATTACAACCAGGAGGACGCAGGGCTCGAGGTGCACCAGTTTTACCCTCTTGTAAAGGTACAGTGCTCGCCGGAGTTGAAATTTTTCCTGTGCTCCATGTATGCGCCTGTGTGCACAGTTTTGGAGAAGGCCATTCCTCCCTGCAGGTCAATCTGCGAGAGAGCCAAGCAGGGCTGCGAGGCTCTCATGAACAAGTTTGGCTTTCAGTGGCCGGACCGACTGCGCTGTGAGAACTTCCCCGTGCTGGGAGACGGACAGATCTGTGTGGGCCAAAATGATTCCTCTCCCGCGACCGTCACACCCATCACGCCTGTCCGGGGGGCCCAGGACTTCACCACGGCACCCTCACATAGGCCTTTCCGCTGCCCGCCTGTTCTCAAAGTACCCGCATATTTGAATTATAAGTTTTTAGGGGAGAAGGACTGTGCAGCTCCCTGTGAGCCCTCAAGGAGCGGTGGGAACATGTTTTTCAGTGACAAAGAGATTCATTTCTCCCGCATATGGATTCTGGTCTGGTCTGTGCTTTGTTGTGCATCTACATTATTCACAGTAACCACCTATTTAGTTGACATGCAGCGCTTCAGATACCCTGAGCGACCTATCATCTTCCTGTCTGGCTGCTACACTATGGTGTCCATAGCCTACATAGCTGGCTACTTCCTGGGAGACAAAGTGGTGTGCAATGACGGCTTCAGCCCAGAAGGCTATAAAACTCTGGTCCAAGGCACCAAAAAGGAAGGTTGCACCATCCTCTTCATGATGCTCTATTTCTTCAGCATGGCCAGCTCCATCTGGTGGGTCATCCTGTCTCTCACCTGGTTCCTGGCAGCAGGTATGAAGTGGGGCCACGAGGCCATTGAGGCCAACTCTCAGTATTTTCACCTGGCAGCCTGGGCGGTGCCAGCCGCCAAGACCATCAGCATCCTGGCCATTGGGCAGATCGAGGGTGATGTGCTCAGCGGTGTCTGCTTCGTCAGTCTCAACAGCCTGGCCCCTCTACGAGGCTTTGTGT
This window harbors:
- the fzd2 gene encoding frizzled-2, giving the protein MIFWKTVALLLPLLISAQHQGDNGIVVPEHGFCQPISIPLCTDIAYNQTIMPNLVGHYNQEDAGLEVHQFYPLVKVQCSPELKFFLCSMYAPVCTVLEKAIPPCRSICERAKQGCEALMNKFGFQWPDRLRCENFPVLGDGQICVGQNDSSPATVTPITPVRGAQDFTTAPSHRPFRCPPVLKVPAYLNYKFLGEKDCAAPCEPSRSGGNMFFSDKEIHFSRIWILVWSVLCCASTLFTVTTYLVDMQRFRYPERPIIFLSGCYTMVSIAYIAGYFLGDKVVCNDGFSPEGYKTLVQGTKKEGCTILFMMLYFFSMASSIWWVILSLTWFLAAGMKWGHEAIEANSQYFHLAAWAVPAAKTISILAIGQIEGDVLSGVCFVSLNSLAPLRGFVLAPLFIYLFIGTSFLLAGFVSLFRIRTIMKHDGTKTEKLERLMVRIGVFSVLYTVPATIVIACVFYEQAFRPHWERSWVSHNCRSLAIPCPVQTGPRMTPDFTVYMIKYLMTLIVGITSGFWIWSGKTLHSWHKFYTRLTNGKHGETTV